One genomic region from Drosophila busckii strain San Diego stock center, stock number 13000-0081.31 chromosome 3R, ASM1175060v1, whole genome shotgun sequence encodes:
- the LOC108602921 gene encoding bromodomain and WD repeat-containing protein 3 isoform X1, translating to MENRQPNSNDVIVPELYFLISKFLTNGPLEETAKVLVQELEQKKVLPRRIDWQGNEHDQTFTELEQKYAHVGPNHLLEICTRLGPLIDRELPPSVPGISSLLGTGRQNLLRTKDTVYQHRSLRDYCTRLHGISLPDSALTKPVHNLARVITGREHGGLVRRKLLVPTEIYRKTKLLRRTVGHLSSVYCVLFDRTGRYIITGADDLLIKIWSAADGRLLATLRGASAEITDIAINLDNTMLAAGSVDRILRVWDMQTTSPIAVLAAHTGMITSVNFCPSPRSDLKYLVTTSTDGSIAFWQYSTPRGQKITFAPRPTQYHEKLRPGQAQMMCTTFSPGGMFLAAGSADHHVRVYMMAEDGPKRILETEAYTDAVDSVQWSHRGLRFISGSKDGTAHIWTFESQQWKSIKLCMTERLASCPEPEEGKKLKVTMVAWDASDRYVITAVNDFTIKIWDSKSAKLHRVLRGHKDELYVLESNPRDEHVLLSAGHDGQVFLWDIEQGVGVAQFFNDIDGQGHGSVFDAKWSPDGTMIAATDSHGHIIIFGLGIGIEKYKLLPNELFFHTDFRPLLRDAHHHVVDEQTQIMPHLMPPPFLVDADGNPHPSKYQRFVPGRENCSMDQLIPNLTVGIDGVVIEDNLNAAVEAVAPPAAPGAAAAPSAAAAAAAAVNYSHIDRMIAALANRQGGNNANNANANANDGNASNANQFERLIMRQGQDQLPDSNSNRNTPQRGNVLGSRRSIGESTPRQNWGAQRAGVGAPLGHLPEQEQPPPAAAQALPLKFVRRTYVRPMKYAQLQNLKQTIYSAGQFEMQEYKREMRRRPIMINTASAASTQQAGLSRSRNTRANGVSRAGRRRGQQAQQPGAGQQPAYRTRAVRNEEQQYDDDAAAAAPALHEEEEEDVSSNSSGDTSYSNVEDHLEDSSDDSETDSSDYSDWVADTPGPNLEPPKRSKRKPLSRRPTFNDDSSDDAEAGQGAGSGAQKKRGRKRVVIPPTTGEIPELYRPAEWLSEVIPRKAPYYPQMGDEIVYFRQGHQRYLDAVRLKKVYKLSHNVEPGNFRDHELVRVIGIKYEIRPPRLCCLKLAIIDEDGNMTGTTFKIKYHDMPDVLDFLVLRQTFDLAVQRNWSIGDRFRCMIGDGWWMGQIESRHALSADFPDSFFMCFRVRWDNGEYEYMSPWDMEPIDEERLPDEVGGAVPVLPEEIRATLYQPKSEEWHRGDRDGTCRRIINGLEQVMRLSIAEHFLAPVDLNIYPDYAYLIEYPIDLTTIKSRFENHFYRRITSAQFDVRYLATNAEQYNRRHTNIVKHARIVTDLCLRIIRDADEIDVAAVYHQLVDVYHSSDSEAEVDSDVVPSTSTGPTTSAAAARQHVSSTRRSNRIRSDGDWRSECRQLLDLMSQRPDSLPFREPVDTIEFPDYLEIIATPMDLRTVKEDLLGGNYDDPMDFAKDVRLIFVNSKNYNTNKRSRIYAMTLRLSALFESHIKTVITNWKAARRRANKNKSGSSGRGSSSPSKRTTTERATRRTQKPSKANRRLSLHSSDEEEEEEDDDDDDDDDDGAQQQSTSRAAAQRGGNRRRNGVAVSASNSGSNRVTSSSSNQQRRHAAASESEEEEEEDDDEDAETTSDGSSDDDAHSHESSPQQTSSRRGRAVRRRIIDDDEDEHNDSEESYNPTERRSRRAAGSKRKRGHQARHASKRHRRDAAASANAAPPRRTRRLLGSSEEEHHTGVSQHDESTQDSQTPRKSGRHARGKPAAALSNGPSTSAAAAAASSAGSSHESPLRSKRANGGRSQNAAENDHSYHLPVRNGRIIESDTDSHGPVGRPTRQSAKRALMDWARGSDIEEEDEEEESEEAEEILPTPTPTKDDVPSTSRAALSLATGGATTSRQLRTNRNTLVTAPPDSDDDDDSDNEPLAHNQQKTASGARSSTVAPHPLSLRRRLPSPPARSVHMTRSHATSTTTSSSQQQQQQSAAEPTMTTHDHNYLGTESAAAARAPRRILSRHQRNADELDTSLDPLNNSRIMNLLNPSRRRPTSTTDNGNTRQLRARNSQEHSQPEDEEEEEEDDEDAAATNEGTDGGSSDNDDDVEVAEEDATASDSEDNQPLTSYVSPSNGRPRRKTKTSSSSAATTAAPEREKRQLRRPRAASDNSLNNDEDYASSRSRSNRLRSNQRNGRNQKRPRYNEESDEEDVPPAYSQQQRKRLRNGDMHAAGSNSSQEEDQPTGDSTDANSDDDDDDEQLVSVSSRGRVRKISAKARGIFKD from the exons ATGGAAAACAGGCAGCCAAATTCAAATGATGTGATAGTGCCAG AATTATACTTTCTCATATCAAAATTTCTGACTAATGGGCCACTGGAGGAGACAGCAAAG GTTCTGGTGCAGGAATTGGAGCAAAAAAAG GTGCTGCCCAGACGTATCGACTGGCAGGGCAATGAACATGACCAGACTTTTACTGAATTG gagcaaaaatatgcacacGTTGGGCCCAATCATCTGCTAGAGATATGCACTCGTCTTGGTCCGCTGATAGATCGAGAGCTGCCGCCCAGCGTGCCTGGCATAAGCTCCTTGCTAGGCACTGGCCGTCAGAATTTACTGCGCACGAAAGACACTGTCTATCAACATCGTTCGCTAAGGGATTACTGCACACGACTGCATGGAATTTCTTTACCAGACTCAGCGCTTACCAAACCCGTGCACAATCTAG CCCGTGTTATAACTGGACGGGAACATGGCGGACTGGTGCGCCGCAAATTGCTGGTACCCACGGAAATCTATCGCAAGACGAAACTGCTGCGTCGCACTGTGGGACATTTATCGTCGGTTTATTGCGTGTTGTTTGATCGCACAGGACGCTATATTATTACCGGCGCTGATGACTTGCTCATTAAGATTTGGTCCGCCGCGGACGGGCGTCTGCTGGCCACTCTGCGTGGCGCGTCAGCTGAAATTACGGATATTGCCATTAATTTGGATAACACAATGCTGGCCGCTGGTTCCGTAGATCGCATTTTACGCGTTTGGGATATGCAGACTACCTCGCCAATTGCTGTGCTTGCCGCTCACACGGGCATGATAACCTCTGTGAATTTTTGCCCCTCACCGCGCAGCGATCTCAAGTACTTAGTAACCACCAGCACAGACGGCTCCATAGCTTTCTGGCAGTATTCAACGCCACGAGGGCAGAAAATAACATTTGCTCCGCGGCCCACACAATACCATGAGAAGCTGCGTCCTGGACAGGCGCAAATGATGTGCACAACATTTTCACCGGGCGGTATGTTCCTAGCTGCCGGCTCAGCGGATCATCATGTGCGCGTATATATGATGGCTGAAGATGGACCAAAGCGAATACTGGAAACAGAGGCATACACTGATGCAGTAGATTCAGTGCAGTGGTCACATCGCGGCCTGCGTTTCATATCGGGCAGCAAAGACGGCACCGCACATATTTGGACCTTTGAGTCACAGCAATGGAAGAGTATAAAGCTCTGTATGACGGAGCGCTTGGCCAG ttgtCCAGAGCCTGAGGAAGGCAAAAAGTTAAAGGTTACTATGGTTGCCTGGGATGCCTCGGATCGTTATGTTATCACTGCCGTTAATGATTTCACA atCAAAATCTGGGACTCGAAATCAGCCAAACTGCATCGCGTGTTGCGTGGCCACAAGGATGAGCTGTATGTGCTAGAGTCCAATCCTCGCGATGAACATGTGCTGCTCTCTGCTGGCCACGATGGCCAAGTGTTTCTCTGGGATATCGAGcagggcgtgggcgtggcacagtTTTTCAACGACATTGATGGCCAGGGCCATGGCAGCGTTTTCGATGCCAAATGGTCACCAGATGGCACTATGATTGCCGCCACAGACTCCCATGGTCATATAATTATCTTTGGGCTGGGCATAGGCATAGAAAAGTACAAATTG CTGCCCAACGAGCTGTTTTTCCACACAGACTTTCGTCCTTTACTGCGTGATGCACATCATCATGTGGTAGATGAACAGACACAAATTATGCCGCATTTAATGCCACCGCCATTTCTTGTCGATGCCGATGGCAATCCGCATCCCTCAAAATATCAGCGCTTTGTACCCGGGCGTGAAAACTGCAGCATGGATCAGTTGATACCTAATCTAACAGTGGGTATTGATGGTGTTGTCATAGAggataatttaaatgcagctgtcGAAGCAGTGGCACCACCCGCAGCACCCGGAGCAGCCGCTGCTCcttctgcagctgctgctgctgcagcggcggtAAACTATTCGCACATAGATCGCATGATCGCTGCCTTGGCCAATCGTCAGGGTGGCAACAATGCTAACAATGCCAATGCGAATGCCAATGATGGAAATGCCAGCAATGCAAATCAATTCGAGCGTTTAATTATGCGTCAGGGTCAAGATCAACTGCCAGATTCCAATTCTAATCGCAATACGCCGCAACGTGGCAATGTGCTGGGAAGCAGACGTTCCATAGGTGAGAGTACGCCACGCCAAAACTGGGGAGCACAACGTGCCGGAGTAGGAGCACCTTTGGGCCATTTACCAGAGCAGGAACAGCCACCTCCAGCAGCGGCACAAGCGCTACCTCTTAAATTTGTGCGTCGCACATATGTGCGTCCCATGAAGTATGCGCAGCTGCAGAATCTCAAGCAGACCATATACTCCGCCGGCCAGTTCGAAATGCAGGAGTATAAGCGTGAAATGCGACGTCGTCCAATTATGATAAACACAGCCAGTGCCGCCTCCACGCAACAAGCAGGTCTGAGTAGATCGCGTAATACACGCGCCAATGGAGTGTCGCGTGCGGGACGACGACGTGGACAGCAAGCTCAACAGCCGGGTGCTGGACAACAACCAGCTTATCGCACGCGCGCTGTGCGCAATGAGGAGCAACaatatgatgatgatgcagctgctgcagcacctGCGCTGCatgaggaggaggaagaggaTGTTAGCAGTAATAGTTCGGGCGACACCAGCTACTCCAATGTGGAGGATCATCTAGAGGATAGCAGCGATGACTCTGAAACGGATAGCTCCGACTATTCCGACTGGGTGGCCGATACGCCAGGTCCCAATTTGGAGCCACCCAAGCGTTCCAAGCGCAAGCCGCTCTCACGACGTCCCACCTTCAACGATGACAGCAGCGATGATGCGGAGGCAGGCCAAGGAGCAGGCAGCGGTGCTCAAAAGAAGCGCGGACGCAAGCGTGTGGTCATACCACCTACCACTGGTGAAATACCAGAGCTGTATCGTCCAGCCGAATGGCTTTCAGAGGTTATACCACGCAAGGCGCCCTATTATCCTCAAATGGGTGATGAGATTGTCTACTTTCGTCAGGGTCATCAGCGCTATCTGGACGCAGTTCGTCTGAAAAAGGTCTACAAGCTATCGCATAATGTCGAGCCAGGCAACTTTCGCGATCACGAACTGGTGCGTGTGATTGGCATTAAATACGAAATACGCCCGCCGCGTCTCTGCTGCCTCAAGCTGGCCATCATAGATGAGGACGGCAATATGACAGGCACTACATTCAAAATCAAGTATCATGATATGCCGGATGTGCTGGACTTCTTGGTGCTGCGTCAGACTTTTGATTTGGCTGTGCAGCGTAACTGGAGCATTGGCGACAGATTTCGTTGCATGATTGGTGATGGCTGGTGGATGGGGCAGATTGAGTCCCGTCATGCACTCTCTGCTGACTTTCCCGATTCCTTTTTTATGTGTTTCCGTGTGCGTTGGGATAATGGCGAATATGAGTACATGAGTCCCTGGGATATGGAGCCTATTGATGAGGAGCGTTTGCCAGATGAAGTGGGCGGCGCTGTACCTGTGCTGCCAGAAGAAATACGCGCTACATTGTATCAGCCCAAGTCTGAGGAATGGCATCGTGGTGATCGTGATGGCACCTGCAGACGCATCATCAACGGACTCGAACAG GTCATGCGTTTATCTATTGCTGAGCACTTTCTGGCGCCTGTCGATCTCAACATCTATCCAGACTATGCTTATTTAATAGAGTACCCCATCGACTTAACCACCATCAAGTCCAGATTTGAGAATCACTTTTATCGCCGCATTACTTCAGCGCAGTTTGATGTTCGCTACTTGGCCACCAATGCGGAGCAATATAATCGACGACATACCAATATTGTCAAACACGCGCGCATTGTTACCGATTTATGTTTGCGCATTATACG TGATGCGGATGAAATTGATGTAGCTGCTGTCTATCATCAATTGGTGGATGTTTATCATTCCTCGGACTCGGAAGCTGAGGTAGACTCTGATGTGGTGCCTTCCACCAGCACAGGACCAACAAcctcagcagctgctgcacgtCAACATGTATCCTCAACGCGACG ctcGAATCGCATACGCTCTGATGGCGACTGGCGTTCCGAATGCCGTCAGCTGTTGGATTTAATGTCCCAGCGACCGGACTCCTTACCTTTTCGCGAGCCTGTGGATACAATTGAGTTTCCAGATTATTTGGAAATCATTGCCACGCCCATGGATTTGCGTACAGTTAAGGAGGATCTGCTGGGAGGCAACTATGATGATCCCATGGACTTTGCCAAGGACGTGCGCCTGATATTTGTCAATTCCAAAAACTATAATACCAACAAACGGTCACGG ATTTATGCCATGACATTGCGCTTGAGTGCGTTGTTTGAGTCGCATATAAAGACCGTGATTACGAATTGGAAGGCGGCACGCAGACGCGCCAATAAGAATAAATCTGGcagcagtgggcgtggctcgAGCAGTCCCAGCAAGCGTACAACCACAGAGCGTGCCACACGCCGCACTCAGAAGCCGTCCAAAGCTAACAGACGCTTGTCCCTACATAGCAGcgatgaggaggaggaggaagaagatgatgacgacgatgatgatgatgatgatggtgcacagcagcagtcaacaTCACGTGCTGCAGCACAACGTGGCGGCAACAGGCGTCGCAATGGCGTTGCCGTTAGTGCCAGCAACTCGGGCTCGAATCGTGTCACTAGCTCATCCTCAAATCAGCAAAGGCGTCATGCTGCAGCATCAGAAAGCgaggaagaggaggaggaggatgatgatgaggatgcTGAAACTACTTCAGATGGCAGCAGCGATGATGATGCACACTCCCACGAAAGTTCGCCACAGCAGACATCGAGTCGTCGTGGTCGAGCAGTGCGTCGACGCATCATCGATGACGATGAAGATGAGCATAATGACTCTGAGGAGAGCTATAATCCCACCGAGCGACGCAGCAGACGTGCCGCTGGCTCCAAACGCAAACGAGGCCATCAAGCAAGACATGCGAGCAAACGACATCGTCGCgatgcagctgcaagtgccaATGCTGCACCCCCGAGACGCACACGTCGCCTGCTTGGCAGCTCCGAGGAGGAACATCACACAGGAGTTTCGCAGCACGATGAGAGCACGCAGGACAGTCAAACGCCACGCAAGAGCGGAAGACATGCTAGAGGAAAGCCTGCTGCCGCCTTAAGCAATGGACCCAGCACCagtgcagcggcggcggcagcgtcCTCAGCCGGCTCTAGCCATGAGAGTCCTTTGCGCAGCAAGCGTGCCAACGGTGGCCGCTCGCAGAATGCGGCTGAGAATGATCACAGCTATCATCTGCCAGTGCGCAATGGACGCATCATCGAGTCGGATACAGATTCACATGGACCAGTGGGACGACCAACACGTCAAAGCGCCAAGCGTGCGCTAATGGATTGGGCACGTGGCAGTGACATTGAGGAGGAGGACGAAGAAGAGGAAAGCGAAGAGGCTGAAGag ATACTACctacacccacacccacaaaGGACGATGTGCCCTCGACAAGTCGTGCGGCCTTAAGTCTGGCAACAGGTGGCGCAACCACATCACGGCAGCTGCGTACAAATCGCAATACCTTGGTGACTGCGCCGCCAGAtagcgatgatgatgatgatagtGATAATGAACCCTTAGCACACAATCAGCAAA aGACTGCCAGCGGCGCTCGGAGCAGCACAGTAGCACCACATCCGCTGTCACTGCGACGTCGCCTGCCTTCACCACCCGCTCGCAGTGTGCATATGACACGTTCACATGCCACATCCACCAcaaccagcagcagtcaacagcagcagcaacagtctgcTGCGGAGCCTACCATGACCACTCATGATCATAATTATTTGGGCACTGAGTCTGCAGCGGCAGCCAGAGCGCCACGACGCATTCTATCGCGTCATCAGCGCAATGCGGATGAGCTAGACACAAGCCTGGATCCGCTGAACAACTCGCGTATTATGAATTTGCTAAATCCAAGTCGACGACGTCCCACCTCCACCACAGATAATGGCAATACACGCCAACTGCGTGCGCGTAATAGCCAGGAACATTCGCAACCAGAGgacgaggaggaggaggaagaggaCGATGAGGATGCAGCTGCCACCAATGAGGGCACAGATGGCGGCTCTAGCGATAACGATGATGACGTCGAGGTGGCCGAAGAAGATGCTACCGCTAGCGACTCGGAAGACAATCAGCCGCTAACCAGCTACGTTTCACCCAGCAATGGACGCCCACGACGCAAAACCAAAACTTCAAGCTCATCAGCAGCCACAACTGCGGCACCGGAACGTGAGAAGCGTCAACTGCGACGTCCGCGTGCCGCCTCCGATAATTCGCTCAACAACGATGAAGATTATGCTTCTTCGCGTAGTCGCTCAAACCGATTGCGTAGCAATCAACGCAACGGACGCAACCAAAAGCGACCACGCTACAACGAGGAAAGCGATGAGGAGGATGTGCCGCCGGCgtacagccagcagcagcgcaagcgcTTGAGAAACGGCGATATGcatgctgctggcagcaacagctcgcAGGAGGAAGATCAGCCGACAGGAGATAGCACTGATGCGAAtagcgatgatgatgatgatgatgagcagcTGGTGAGCGTGAGTAGTCGTGGGCGTGTGCGCAAAATCTCAGCCAAAGCGCGCGGCATATTTAAGGATTGA